In a genomic window of Myotis daubentonii chromosome X, mMyoDau2.1, whole genome shotgun sequence:
- the CHST7 gene encoding carbohydrate sulfotransferase 7 produces the protein MKSRRRRRREYCKFALLLVLYTLVLLLIPSVLDGGRDGDKGAGPCPGLHRSLGVWSLEAAAAGERERGAEARPAAQGPAGPAPGAAGNLSGAVGETVPGEKQHIYVHATWRTGSSFLGELFNQHPDVFYLYEPMWHLWQALYPGDAESLQGALRDMLRSLFRCDFSVLRLYAPPGDPAARAAGAANLTTAALFRWRTNKVICSPPLCPGAARTRAEVGLVEDAACERSCPPVALRALEAECRKYPVVVIKDVRLLDLGVLVPLLRDPGLNLKVVQLFRDPRAVHNSRLKSRQGLLRESIQVLRTRQRGDRFPRVLLAPGVGARPGGGPSRALPAAPRTDFFLTGALEVICEAWLRDLLFARGAPGWLRRRYLRLRYEDLVRQPRAQLGRLLRFAGLRALAALDAFALNMTRGSAYGADRPFHLSARDAREAVHAWRERLSREQVRQVEAACAPAMRLLAYPRSGEEGDAEPGLDEETSKEVEAAGAT, from the coding sequence ATGAagagccggcggcggcggcgcaggGAGTACTGCAAGTTCGCGCTGCTGCTGGTGCTGTACACGCTGGTGCTGCTGCTCATCCCCTCCGTCCTGGACGGCGGCCGCGACGGCGACAAGGGCGCCGGGCCCTGCCCCGGCCTGCACCGCAGCCTCGGGGTGTGGAgcctggaggcggcggcggcgggagagCGCGAGCGGGGCGCGGAGGCGCGGCCGGCCGCCCAGGGGCCCGCGGGCCCGGCCCCCGGTGCGGCGGGCAACCTCAGCGGCGCCGTCGGGGAGACGGTGCCCGGCGAGAAGCAGCACATCTACGTGCACGCCACCTGGCGCACCGGCTCGTCGTTCCTGGGGGAGCTCTTCAACCAGCACCCGGACGTGTTCTACTTGTACGAGCCCATGTGGCACCTGTGGCAGGCGCTGTACCCGGGCGACGCCGAGAGCCTGCAGGGCGCGCTGCGCGACATGCTGCGCTCGCTGTTCCGCTGCGACTTCTCGGTGCTGCGGCTGTACGCGCCTCCGGGGGACCCCGCCGCGCGCGCCGCGGGCGCCGCCAACCTCACCACGGCCGCGCTCTTTCGCTGGCGGACCAACAAGGTCATCTGCTCGCCGCCCCTGTGCCCCGGCGCGGCCCGGACCCGGGCGGAGGTGGGCCTCGTCGAGGACGCCGCCTGCGAGCGCAGCTGCCCGCCCGTGGCCCTGCGCGCCCTGGAGGCCGAGTGCCGCAAGTACCCGGTGGTGGTCATCAAGGACGTGCGCCTCCTGGACCTGGGCGTGCTGGTGCCCCTGCTGCGGGACCCGGGCCTCAACCTGAAGGTGGTGCAGCTTTTCCGCGACCCGCGGGCCGTGCACAACTCGCGCCTGAAATCCCGGCAGGGGCTGCTGCGCGAGAGCATCCAGGTGCTGCGCACCCGCCAGCGGGGTGATCGCTTCCCGCGGGTGCTGCTGGCGCCCGGCGTGGGCGCCCGGCCCGGGGGGGGGCCCTCCCGCGCGCTGCCCGCCGCGCCGCGCACCGACTTCTTTCTGACCGGGGCGCTGGAGGTCATCTGCGAGGCCTGGCTGCGCGACCTGCTGTTCGCGCGCGGGGCGCCCGGCTGGCTGCGGCGCCGCTACCTGCGGCTGCGCTACGAGGACCTGGTGCGGCAGCCGCGCGCCCAGCTCGGGCGCCTGCTGCGCTTCGCCGGCCTCCGCGCCCTGGCCGCGCTCGACGCCTTCGCGCTCAACATGACGCGGGGCTCGGCCTACGGGGCGGACCGGCCCTTCCACCTGTCGGCGCGCGATGCCCGCGAGGCGGTGCACGCCTGGCGGGAGCGGCTGAGCCGGGAGCAGGTGCGCCAGGTGGAGGCCGCCTGCGCCCCGGCCATGCGGCTGCTGGCCTACCCTCGCAGCGGGGAGGAGGGCGACGCCGAGCCCGGCCTGGATGAGGAGACATCGAAGGAGGTGGAGGCCGCGGGCGCCACGTAG